From Mesoaciditoga lauensis cd-1655R = DSM 25116, one genomic window encodes:
- a CDS encoding Ig-like domain-containing protein, with translation MKALKRRTLLIIATSLLLALILVGCMNVPLPSKPQISFSPVVPVAGQRVTVSITSNDDYSDLYYSAAIDGVPLQGNPQTGTFYWISKEGTHTVVATVTDDYNNSISATTVLKVKLPPPPNVEKVMWYPSNPIGGENVDFEVEATSIIGISDVSLKIDSSSLNVTENGKVYTAKWEAIPGEHTLRVSVKDNMGTVFSTQTAVDVGPYPFPKIRTFTWTPQNPTLNDKRVVFKVVGEDPSGFYANISVDGKDLDTTFLSTSTAVATWDVTVGYHEITVRLENSKGWYVQKIYHLSIKPPQSDLSIQIGITPNSPKHGDNVTVKAYASDSYAPIQAMTLFVDGAEMTQISTNTLSYTFTPSDGSHEITVKAIDKMNEKTSSNLFFTVAFDPQMYPPYLSTRFTPTATVGIPKLLSVFASPTAPSATIRKVTFIDMTDSTSIGESTSTSNGIFSTAWTPSKAGYIPILINAVDSYNTVSSTVVMVNVAPQAVNDNSPLIRPAFDSLIKQSSFVTLAASVSSKNEIKSVEMWVDNVPLTPTKNSSGLYCIKWIASATGTHAFTVSAEDIYAHKTTDTFYFYVYPSKLPVVRLRMNSNKFYTGDEIVATADILKSNSQIDHVNFYVDNVLKDTEYLPPYTFKEKAKNVGMHTLMAEAVDIYANKGYAQANFAIEKDETPPYLSVSAPSTIASGGIVKVKIATFDKESGVKSLKVDVYSSISPQPYPGIVPIISKTFSHPSTYTFISFVATGQATYKIDVLSKDAFDNSSYSQKSVITQ, from the coding sequence TTGAAAGCTTTGAAAAGAAGAACTTTGTTGATAATAGCAACATCTCTACTCCTGGCTCTTATTTTGGTAGGGTGCATGAATGTGCCGTTACCTTCCAAGCCGCAAATATCATTTTCTCCCGTAGTGCCTGTTGCAGGTCAAAGGGTAACGGTTTCAATTACCTCCAACGATGACTATTCTGATTTGTATTATTCAGCCGCAATAGATGGCGTTCCATTACAAGGGAATCCCCAAACAGGAACGTTCTATTGGATTTCCAAAGAAGGCACTCATACCGTTGTGGCAACGGTCACAGATGATTACAACAACTCGATAAGCGCAACAACGGTGTTAAAAGTTAAGCTTCCTCCACCGCCAAACGTGGAAAAAGTAATGTGGTATCCATCCAATCCAATTGGCGGCGAGAACGTCGATTTTGAAGTTGAAGCCACTTCCATTATAGGCATTTCGGATGTATCTCTAAAAATAGATTCCAGTTCTCTCAACGTGACGGAAAACGGAAAAGTTTACACTGCTAAGTGGGAAGCCATACCTGGCGAACATACCTTAAGGGTTTCTGTAAAAGATAACATGGGAACCGTCTTTTCCACACAAACCGCTGTGGATGTTGGACCTTATCCATTTCCAAAGATAAGAACCTTCACATGGACTCCTCAGAACCCAACTCTAAACGATAAACGCGTCGTTTTCAAAGTTGTTGGGGAAGATCCTTCAGGCTTCTACGCGAACATATCGGTTGATGGAAAAGATTTGGATACAACTTTTCTCTCTACAAGCACTGCTGTGGCGACATGGGATGTCACGGTCGGTTACCACGAAATTACCGTTCGTTTGGAAAATTCAAAAGGATGGTATGTTCAAAAGATCTACCATCTCTCCATTAAGCCTCCTCAAAGTGATTTGAGTATTCAAATTGGAATTACACCTAATTCTCCAAAACATGGAGATAACGTCACCGTAAAAGCTTACGCATCGGATTCGTATGCTCCCATCCAAGCAATGACACTTTTCGTTGATGGCGCAGAAATGACACAGATATCCACAAATACCTTATCGTATACCTTTACCCCTTCAGATGGTAGCCATGAAATAACCGTAAAAGCCATCGATAAAATGAACGAAAAAACTTCTTCAAATCTATTTTTCACGGTTGCATTCGATCCTCAAATGTATCCGCCATATCTGAGCACAAGATTCACGCCTACCGCAACCGTTGGAATTCCAAAGTTACTCAGCGTTTTTGCCAGCCCTACAGCGCCAAGTGCCACCATAAGAAAAGTCACATTCATAGATATGACCGATTCCACATCAATTGGAGAAAGCACCTCAACGAGCAACGGCATATTTTCAACGGCATGGACGCCTTCAAAAGCTGGATATATACCCATTCTCATAAATGCTGTGGATTCATACAACACGGTTTCATCCACGGTCGTCATGGTAAACGTTGCGCCTCAAGCTGTCAACGACAATTCCCCTCTGATACGTCCCGCATTCGATTCACTTATAAAACAATCTTCATTTGTCACACTTGCCGCAAGTGTGAGCAGCAAAAACGAGATAAAAAGTGTGGAAATGTGGGTGGATAACGTTCCGCTTACCCCTACCAAAAACTCCAGCGGACTTTATTGCATTAAATGGATCGCGAGCGCCACAGGTACACACGCATTTACGGTTTCAGCAGAAGACATTTATGCTCACAAAACCACAGATACTTTCTACTTTTACGTTTACCCAAGTAAGTTGCCGGTTGTACGTCTCAGAATGAACTCAAACAAATTTTACACAGGCGACGAAATCGTCGCAACTGCCGATATTTTGAAATCAAATTCGCAAATAGATCACGTCAATTTCTACGTTGATAACGTCTTAAAAGATACAGAATATCTTCCACCTTACACATTCAAAGAAAAAGCCAAAAATGTTGGCATGCACACTCTCATGGCAGAAGCCGTGGACATCTACGCAAATAAGGGATACGCTCAAGCTAACTTTGCCATCGAAAAAGATGAAACGCCTCCTTATTTGAGTGTTAGCGCTCCATCCACGATCGCTTCGGGGGGAATCGTAAAAGTCAAAATAGCAACTTTTGATAAGGAAAGCGGTGTGAAAAGCCTTAAGGTGGATGTTTACTCCTCAATTTCCCCGCAACCATATCCGGGAATAGTTCCAATCATTTCAAAAACCTTTTCACATCCATCAACGTACACGTTTATATCTTTTGTGGCAACAGGACAAGCAACTTACAAGATAGATGTCCTATCCAAAGATGCATTTGATAACAGTTCATATTCGCAAAAATCTGTTATAACACAATAG
- the ffh gene encoding signal recognition particle protein, translated as MFDSLQEKLADAFKVLKGKGKITEGNVKEALKQVKMSLLSADVNYKVVKEFMDKVTSKALGEKVMRSITPDQQFIKIVNDELVELLGGQQSELDLKSRPSVILMVGLQGSGKTTTAAKLALWLKKKKGRNPLLVADDVHRPAAIDQLEMLGKSIDVPVFTGDRKDPYEIAKKGLDFALAKGLDTVIIDTAGRLQIDEEMMKEVEKISELVKPDEILMVLDSMAGQDVVNAAAEFDKRLSVTGFVVTKLDGDSRGGVALSAKYVTGKPIKFVGMGEKVDQLDAFFPDRMASRILGMGDVVSLVEKVQENFDKKKMEEMEKRLRKAQFTFDDFREQLRQVKKMGSLSSLLEMIPGASKIKNVQLDEDQLKHVEAIINSMTKKERTNPGIINFSRKKRIAAGSGRPLSEVNKLMKSYDEMKKMMKRFGKLEKKGKMGKFPFQFK; from the coding sequence ATGTTTGATAGCCTTCAAGAAAAATTGGCAGATGCGTTTAAGGTTTTAAAAGGGAAAGGAAAGATCACGGAAGGCAATGTAAAAGAGGCATTGAAACAGGTAAAGATGTCCTTACTTTCCGCTGATGTGAATTATAAAGTTGTAAAAGAATTTATGGACAAGGTTACCTCTAAAGCGTTGGGAGAAAAAGTTATGAGAAGTATAACTCCTGACCAACAGTTCATAAAAATCGTTAACGATGAACTTGTGGAACTGCTTGGAGGTCAACAAAGCGAATTGGATTTAAAATCGCGCCCGTCTGTTATATTGATGGTAGGGCTTCAAGGAAGCGGAAAAACCACCACGGCTGCAAAACTGGCACTTTGGTTGAAGAAAAAGAAAGGAAGAAATCCTTTGTTGGTGGCGGATGATGTTCATAGACCAGCTGCCATAGATCAATTGGAAATGCTTGGAAAAAGCATAGACGTTCCGGTTTTTACCGGCGATAGGAAAGATCCGTACGAAATAGCAAAAAAAGGATTGGATTTTGCGTTGGCAAAAGGTTTGGATACGGTGATAATAGATACTGCCGGTCGTTTGCAAATAGATGAAGAAATGATGAAAGAGGTTGAAAAGATCTCGGAGTTGGTGAAACCTGACGAGATATTGATGGTTTTGGATTCCATGGCTGGTCAAGATGTGGTAAACGCGGCAGCGGAATTCGACAAAAGGCTCAGCGTAACCGGTTTTGTGGTTACCAAATTGGATGGAGATTCAAGAGGTGGAGTTGCTCTCTCTGCGAAGTACGTTACCGGAAAACCCATAAAATTCGTTGGAATGGGAGAAAAAGTGGATCAGTTAGACGCTTTCTTTCCTGATAGAATGGCTTCCCGAATTTTGGGTATGGGTGACGTTGTTTCTCTGGTTGAAAAAGTTCAAGAGAACTTTGACAAGAAAAAAATGGAAGAGATGGAAAAAAGACTCAGAAAGGCGCAATTCACCTTTGATGATTTTCGCGAGCAGTTAAGACAGGTGAAAAAAATGGGCTCTCTTTCTTCACTTTTGGAAATGATACCAGGTGCTTCGAAAATAAAGAACGTGCAGTTGGACGAAGATCAACTTAAACACGTTGAAGCCATAATAAATTCCATGACCAAAAAGGAAAGGACAAACCCAGGTATTATAAATTTTTCAAGAAAGAAAAGAATCGCCGCAGGAAGCGGAAGGCCACTTTCTGAGGTTAACAAGCTCATGAAGAGCTACGATGAAATGAAAAAGATGATGAAGAGATTTGGAAAATTAGAGAAAAAAGGAAAAATGGGGAAATTTCCATTTCAATTCAAATAA
- the rpsP gene encoding 30S ribosomal protein S16, producing the protein MVKIRLTRMGKRGQPFYRVIVVDSRKVRDGAYIESLGYYNPMRKPFELNINNDRALFWLERGAQPTDTVRSLLSKNGVMQKLHEKKYAKSSKE; encoded by the coding sequence ATGGTAAAGATAAGACTTACCAGAATGGGGAAACGCGGACAGCCTTTTTACAGGGTAATAGTTGTAGATTCTAGAAAAGTGAGAGACGGAGCTTACATTGAATCGTTGGGGTACTACAATCCAATGAGAAAGCCATTTGAACTGAACATCAACAACGATAGAGCACTTTTCTGGCTCGAAAGAGGGGCACAGCCCACCGATACCGTGAGATCGTTGCTTTCAAAGAATGGCGTAATGCAAAAGTTACACGAAAAGAAGTACGCAAAAAGCTCTAAGGAGTGA
- a CDS encoding KH domain-containing protein — protein MDLREPLEFLVKAACKEPDLVKINEKFEGKKVIYEIFASDDDIGQIIGKSGRTIKSIDLVLRSLKKGNGEFELKVIR, from the coding sequence TTGGACTTGAGGGAACCTTTGGAATTCCTCGTTAAAGCAGCATGTAAAGAACCTGATTTGGTGAAGATAAATGAGAAATTTGAAGGTAAAAAGGTGATTTACGAAATCTTCGCCTCGGACGACGACATAGGTCAGATAATTGGGAAGAGTGGAAGAACCATAAAGTCCATTGACTTGGTTTTGAGATCTTTGAAAAAAGGAAATGGTGAGTTCGAACTCAAGGTGATAAGGTAA